One segment of Cottoperca gobio chromosome 24, fCotGob3.1, whole genome shotgun sequence DNA contains the following:
- the senp6a gene encoding sentrin-specific protease 6 isoform X4, which produces MDRQQPTSPEETKSPSLRHFASSDPLRTYENRPNNHTRPLNKLAPKRLSEVPLTVATSSPIPNRTNYFIISPAPSQGIVLQGRHFQHAQMPSAIRKPVQSSLDLKERNDFSTTQPSVEVDSIVLTCPEISEEDSLGVKRRVQQKRKPLEDCRTFPSQVKAGEPLRPTVYHTVCMKCNKPSEDVSKCQNCGTAAALLPCQQAALSSPIPRPPIRSQPSPGPNSLQQNFYKPATTMRGPRGETLPIRISSTRGTLLPLSNGRSPLLAGTSSHCGARNPSKGKRMTVAQRHELNDPIVLSSDDEEEADNASTGSVNRLDSVSPRPADSAHSSPAPSGGRVEAAVKSAGEQEELNTEFFEDINMKITIPRRARMKDQFGNQPPEQLSPRAKKSKFTSNKCDSIILECRSVRVGTLRRMVMKPVVFSIEQIQLETEGPERNTMEKVCFQASELISCEWCNVRKLPVLFFQTTPAECVRLRTQLNMSEEKGADWYDCAGDQSDEKFIVLIFENGLAMKEQAILEDILGEIGRTNNLSNFPAKLPFDEANIRLVNYNKASKEKEDKENPIQSPHGAQGSPGTTVAQVTPVSPGSLPARTRMSTRQHTSSFFEDEDEDMTDLQPTFSGPILKLMVYPPPPAKGGISVTNEDLHCLHDGEFLNDVIIDFYLKYLVLEKLKKDDAQRIHVFSSFFYKRLNQRERRNAPDTTNLPIHKRKHNRVKTWTRHVDLFQKDFIFVPINESAHWYLAVICFPGLKGPLYEQNPLNHAACPAAEPPSEENPPDHCRPLSPDRDGLDGSSVSPRVPEASTKGQTEGPAAKESAASTEGGPEPSAPADAEPQYTSELHRISVSYGSAKGDDDTFNFSDDQSSCQDECSEDGTLPEDTVSSDASALASSLNFCKQPCILIMDSLRGPARSTVVKTLREYLEVEWEVRKGTQRCFGKDVMKGSSPRVPQQDNFSDCGVYILQYVESFFENPVSSFHLPVNLSEWFPQQRMKTKREEIKQLILKIQQQQETDKKESERARAPHGSPAEPEIKETSGATGRTPNLPISP; this is translated from the exons ATGGACCGGCAGCAGCCGACCTCCCCGGAGGAGACCAAG TCTCCGTCTCTTCGACACTTCGCTTCCTCGGATCCTTTGAGAACGTATGAAAACCGGCCAAATAATCACACGAGGCCTCTGAACAAGCTGGCGCCCAAAAGGCTCAG CGAGGTCCCTCTCACCGTAGCAACGTCCTCCCCCATCCCCAACAGAACCAACTATTTCATCATCAGCCCGGCGCCTTCACAAGGAATCGTTTTACAAGGGCGACACTTTCAGCACGCACAAATGCCCTCTGCCATAAGGAAACCAGTCCAAAG CAGCCTTGATTTGAAAGAAAG AAACGACTTCTCCACCACGCAGCCGTCTGTAGAAGTGGACAGCATCGTCCTCACCTGTCCAGAGATCTCAG AGGAAGACTCGCTGGGCGTAAAGCGTCGCGTCCAGCAGAAGAGGAAACCGTTGGAGGACTGCCGCACTTTCCCTTCGCAGGTCAAAGCAGGCGAG CCTCTCCGGCCAACTGTCTACCACACGGTGTGCATGAAGTGCAACAAGCCGAGCGAGGACGTCAGCAAGTGTCAGAACTGTGGGACCGCTGCGGCGCTGCTTCCCTGTCAGCAGGCCGCGCTGTCATCCCCGATCCCCCGGCCCCCCATCCGATCCCAGCCCTCCCCGGGACCAAACAGCCTTCAACAGAACTTCTACAAACCGGCTACGACCATGAGGGGCCCCCGCGGGGAGACTCTGCCCATACGAATCTCGAGCACCAGGGGGACCCTGCTGCCTCTGAGCAACGGCAGGTCCCCGCTGTTAGCCGGGACGTCCAGCCACTGCGGAGCCAGGAACCCCTCCAAAGGGAAGAGGATGACTGTGGCGCAGCGGCACGAGCTCAACGACCCCA TCGTCCTGTCCAGTGATGACGAGGAGGAGGCCGACAACGCCAGCACAGGAAGCGTCAACAGACTGGACAGCGTCTCCCCTCGACCCGCGGACTCCGCTCACTCCTCACCGGCGCCCTCTGGAGGCCGAGTGGAGGCCGCGGTGAAGAGCGccggggagcaggaggagctgaACACGGAGTTCTTCGAAGACATCAACATGAAGATCACGATACCGCGGAGAGCCCGGATGAAAGATCAG tttggAAATCAACCCCCCGAGCAGCTTTCACCGAGAGCAAAGAAGTCCAAATTCACGTCCAACAAATGTGACAGCATCATCCTGGAGTGTCGGAGCGTCAGGGTGGGGACTCTGCGCAGGATGGTGATGAAGCCCGTCGTG ttttccaTCGAGCAGATCCAGCTGGAAACTGAAG GCCCGGAGCGCAACACCATGGAGAAGGTTTGTTTTCAGGCGTCGGAGCTGATCAGCTGCGAGTGGTGCAACGTCCGGAAACTTCCCGTCTTGTTCTTCCAGACGACTCCGGCGGAGTGCGTCCGCCTGCGCACGCAGCTCAACATGTCGGAGGAGAAGGGAGCCGATTGGTACGACTGTGCCGGCGACC agtcagatgagaagTTTATCGTATTGATCTTCGAGAACGGTCTGGCGATGAAGGAGCAGGCGATCCTGGAGGACATCCTGGGCGAGATCGGTCGGACCAACAACCTCAGCAACTTCCCCGCCAAGCTGCCCTTCGACGAGGCCAACATCCGACTGGTGAACTACAACAAGGCGTcgaaagagaaggaggacaaG GAGAACCCGATTCAAAGCCCTCACGGAGCGCAAGGCTCCCCGGGGACGACGGTGGCGCAGGTCACCCCGGTGAGCCCGGGCAGCCTGCCCGCACGCACTCGCATGTCCACCCGGCAACACACCAGCTCCTTCTTTGAAGATGAAGACGAGGACATGACCGACCTCCAGCCCACCTTCTCCGGACCGATCCTGAA ATTGATGGTGtaccctcctcctccagccaAAGGTGGCATCTCCGTCACTAATGAAGACCTCCACTGCCTTCATGACGGAGAATTCCTAAACGATGTTATCATagacttttatttaaa ATATTTAGTTTTAGAGAAATTGAAAAAAGACGACGCTCAAAGAATCCACGTGTTCAGCTCCTTCTTCTACAAGAGGCTGAACCAGAGGGAGCGGAGGAACGCTCCGGACACCACCAACCTGCC AATCCACAAAAGGAAGCACAACAGGGTCAAGACGTGGACTCGACACGTGGATCTCTTCCAGAAGGACTTTATATTCGTCCCCATCAACGAGTC AGCTCACTGGTACCTGGCAGTCATCTGCTTCCCGGGTCTCAAGGGTCCGCTGTACGAGCAGAACCCGCTGAACCACGCCGCGTGTCCAGCCGCCGAGCCCCCGTCAGAGGAGAACCCCCCGGACCATTGTCGTCCTCTGTCCCCAGACAGAGACGGGCTGGACGGCTCCTCGGTGTCCCCCCGCGTCCCCGAGGCGTCCACAAAAGGGCAGACCGAAGGCCCGGCCGCCAAGGAGAGCGCTGCCTCCACGGAGGGGGGACCGGAGCCCTCCGCCCCCGCTGACGCCGAGCCCCAATACACAA gtGAGTTGCACAGAATCAGCGTTAGCTACGGTTCAGCAAAAGGAGACGACGACACCTTCAACTTCTCTGATGACCAAAGCTCCTGTCAGGATGAGTGCAGTGAGGACGGGACTCTGCCTGAAGACACGGTCAGCTCTGATGCTTCCGCTTTGGCCTCCAGTCTAAACTTCTGCAAACA GCCTTGCATCCTCATCATGGACTCCCTGCGAGGTCCCGCCCGCTCCACCGTGGTGAAGACCCTCAGAGA GTACCTGGAGGTGGAGTGGGAGGTGCGTAAAGGGACTCAGCGGTGTTTCGGGAAGGATGTGATGAAGGGCTCCAGCCCACGTGTGCCTCAGCAGGATAACTTCAGCGACTGTGGAGTTTACATCCTGCAGTATGTGGAGAGCTTCTTCGAG AACCCGGTTTCCAGTTTCCATCTGCCGGTGAACCTGTCCGAGTGGTTTCCTCAGCAGAGGATGAAGACGAAGCGCGAAGAAATCAAGCAGCTGATCCTGAAGATCCAGCAGCAGCAAGAAACGGACAAGAAGGAGTCGGAGCGGGCCCGGGCGCCGCACGGCTCTCCTGCGGAGCCTGAGATTAAAGAGACTTCTGGGGCGACGGGCCGGACGCCAAACCTACCCATCAGCCCCTGA
- the senp6a gene encoding sentrin-specific protease 6 isoform X2: protein MAHNRSFLFEALDRSEARRDGGYKHNNWSFSLSGDSEEERIHDSSAVSVEEMDRQQPTSPEETKSPSLRHFASSDPLRTYENRPNNHTRPLNKLAPKRLSEVPLTVATSSPIPNRTNYFIISPAPSQGIVLQGRHFQHAQMPSAIRKPVQSLDLKERNDFSTTQPSVEVDSIVLTCPEISEEDSLGVKRRVQQKRKPLEDCRTFPSQVKAGEPLRPTVYHTVCMKCNKPSEDVSKCQNCGTAAALLPCQQAALSSPIPRPPIRSQPSPGPNSLQQNFYKPATTMRGPRGETLPIRISSTRGTLLPLSNGRSPLLAGTSSHCGARNPSKGKRMTVAQRHELNDPIVLSSDDEEEADNASTGSVNRLDSVSPRPADSAHSSPAPSGGRVEAAVKSAGEQEELNTEFFEDINMKITIPRRARMKDQFGNQPPEQLSPRAKKSKFTSNKCDSIILECRSVRVGTLRRMVMKPVVFSIEQIQLETEGPERNTMEKVCFQASELISCEWCNVRKLPVLFFQTTPAECVRLRTQLNMSEEKGADWYDCAGDQSDEKFIVLIFENGLAMKEQAILEDILGEIGRTNNLSNFPAKLPFDEANIRLVNYNKASKEKEDKENPIQSPHGAQGSPGTTVAQVTPVSPGSLPARTRMSTRQHTSSFFEDEDEDMTDLQPTFSGPILKLMVYPPPPAKGGISVTNEDLHCLHDGEFLNDVIIDFYLKYLVLEKLKKDDAQRIHVFSSFFYKRLNQRERRNAPDTTNLPIHKRKHNRVKTWTRHVDLFQKDFIFVPINESAHWYLAVICFPGLKGPLYEQNPLNHAACPAAEPPSEENPPDHCRPLSPDRDGLDGSSVSPRVPEASTKGQTEGPAAKESAASTEGGPEPSAPADAEPQYTSELHRISVSYGSAKGDDDTFNFSDDQSSCQDECSEDGTLPEDTVSSDASALASSLNFCKQPCILIMDSLRGPARSTVVKTLREYLEVEWEVRKGTQRCFGKDVMKGSSPRVPQQDNFSDCGVYILQYVESFFENPVSSFHLPVNLSEWFPQQRMKTKREEIKQLILKIQQQQETDKKESERARAPHGSPAEPEIKETSGATGRTPNLPISP from the exons CCCTGGATAGATCAGAGGCCAGACGAGATGGAGGGTACAAGCACAACAACTGGAGCTTTTCTCTTTCTGGTGACAGTGAAGAGGAAAGGATTCATGA TTCGAGCGCGGTGAGCGTGGAGGAGATGGACCGGCAGCAGCCGACCTCCCCGGAGGAGACCAAG TCTCCGTCTCTTCGACACTTCGCTTCCTCGGATCCTTTGAGAACGTATGAAAACCGGCCAAATAATCACACGAGGCCTCTGAACAAGCTGGCGCCCAAAAGGCTCAG CGAGGTCCCTCTCACCGTAGCAACGTCCTCCCCCATCCCCAACAGAACCAACTATTTCATCATCAGCCCGGCGCCTTCACAAGGAATCGTTTTACAAGGGCGACACTTTCAGCACGCACAAATGCCCTCTGCCATAAGGAAACCAGTCCAAAG CCTTGATTTGAAAGAAAG AAACGACTTCTCCACCACGCAGCCGTCTGTAGAAGTGGACAGCATCGTCCTCACCTGTCCAGAGATCTCAG AGGAAGACTCGCTGGGCGTAAAGCGTCGCGTCCAGCAGAAGAGGAAACCGTTGGAGGACTGCCGCACTTTCCCTTCGCAGGTCAAAGCAGGCGAG CCTCTCCGGCCAACTGTCTACCACACGGTGTGCATGAAGTGCAACAAGCCGAGCGAGGACGTCAGCAAGTGTCAGAACTGTGGGACCGCTGCGGCGCTGCTTCCCTGTCAGCAGGCCGCGCTGTCATCCCCGATCCCCCGGCCCCCCATCCGATCCCAGCCCTCCCCGGGACCAAACAGCCTTCAACAGAACTTCTACAAACCGGCTACGACCATGAGGGGCCCCCGCGGGGAGACTCTGCCCATACGAATCTCGAGCACCAGGGGGACCCTGCTGCCTCTGAGCAACGGCAGGTCCCCGCTGTTAGCCGGGACGTCCAGCCACTGCGGAGCCAGGAACCCCTCCAAAGGGAAGAGGATGACTGTGGCGCAGCGGCACGAGCTCAACGACCCCA TCGTCCTGTCCAGTGATGACGAGGAGGAGGCCGACAACGCCAGCACAGGAAGCGTCAACAGACTGGACAGCGTCTCCCCTCGACCCGCGGACTCCGCTCACTCCTCACCGGCGCCCTCTGGAGGCCGAGTGGAGGCCGCGGTGAAGAGCGccggggagcaggaggagctgaACACGGAGTTCTTCGAAGACATCAACATGAAGATCACGATACCGCGGAGAGCCCGGATGAAAGATCAG tttggAAATCAACCCCCCGAGCAGCTTTCACCGAGAGCAAAGAAGTCCAAATTCACGTCCAACAAATGTGACAGCATCATCCTGGAGTGTCGGAGCGTCAGGGTGGGGACTCTGCGCAGGATGGTGATGAAGCCCGTCGTG ttttccaTCGAGCAGATCCAGCTGGAAACTGAAG GCCCGGAGCGCAACACCATGGAGAAGGTTTGTTTTCAGGCGTCGGAGCTGATCAGCTGCGAGTGGTGCAACGTCCGGAAACTTCCCGTCTTGTTCTTCCAGACGACTCCGGCGGAGTGCGTCCGCCTGCGCACGCAGCTCAACATGTCGGAGGAGAAGGGAGCCGATTGGTACGACTGTGCCGGCGACC agtcagatgagaagTTTATCGTATTGATCTTCGAGAACGGTCTGGCGATGAAGGAGCAGGCGATCCTGGAGGACATCCTGGGCGAGATCGGTCGGACCAACAACCTCAGCAACTTCCCCGCCAAGCTGCCCTTCGACGAGGCCAACATCCGACTGGTGAACTACAACAAGGCGTcgaaagagaaggaggacaaG GAGAACCCGATTCAAAGCCCTCACGGAGCGCAAGGCTCCCCGGGGACGACGGTGGCGCAGGTCACCCCGGTGAGCCCGGGCAGCCTGCCCGCACGCACTCGCATGTCCACCCGGCAACACACCAGCTCCTTCTTTGAAGATGAAGACGAGGACATGACCGACCTCCAGCCCACCTTCTCCGGACCGATCCTGAA ATTGATGGTGtaccctcctcctccagccaAAGGTGGCATCTCCGTCACTAATGAAGACCTCCACTGCCTTCATGACGGAGAATTCCTAAACGATGTTATCATagacttttatttaaa ATATTTAGTTTTAGAGAAATTGAAAAAAGACGACGCTCAAAGAATCCACGTGTTCAGCTCCTTCTTCTACAAGAGGCTGAACCAGAGGGAGCGGAGGAACGCTCCGGACACCACCAACCTGCC AATCCACAAAAGGAAGCACAACAGGGTCAAGACGTGGACTCGACACGTGGATCTCTTCCAGAAGGACTTTATATTCGTCCCCATCAACGAGTC AGCTCACTGGTACCTGGCAGTCATCTGCTTCCCGGGTCTCAAGGGTCCGCTGTACGAGCAGAACCCGCTGAACCACGCCGCGTGTCCAGCCGCCGAGCCCCCGTCAGAGGAGAACCCCCCGGACCATTGTCGTCCTCTGTCCCCAGACAGAGACGGGCTGGACGGCTCCTCGGTGTCCCCCCGCGTCCCCGAGGCGTCCACAAAAGGGCAGACCGAAGGCCCGGCCGCCAAGGAGAGCGCTGCCTCCACGGAGGGGGGACCGGAGCCCTCCGCCCCCGCTGACGCCGAGCCCCAATACACAA gtGAGTTGCACAGAATCAGCGTTAGCTACGGTTCAGCAAAAGGAGACGACGACACCTTCAACTTCTCTGATGACCAAAGCTCCTGTCAGGATGAGTGCAGTGAGGACGGGACTCTGCCTGAAGACACGGTCAGCTCTGATGCTTCCGCTTTGGCCTCCAGTCTAAACTTCTGCAAACA GCCTTGCATCCTCATCATGGACTCCCTGCGAGGTCCCGCCCGCTCCACCGTGGTGAAGACCCTCAGAGA GTACCTGGAGGTGGAGTGGGAGGTGCGTAAAGGGACTCAGCGGTGTTTCGGGAAGGATGTGATGAAGGGCTCCAGCCCACGTGTGCCTCAGCAGGATAACTTCAGCGACTGTGGAGTTTACATCCTGCAGTATGTGGAGAGCTTCTTCGAG AACCCGGTTTCCAGTTTCCATCTGCCGGTGAACCTGTCCGAGTGGTTTCCTCAGCAGAGGATGAAGACGAAGCGCGAAGAAATCAAGCAGCTGATCCTGAAGATCCAGCAGCAGCAAGAAACGGACAAGAAGGAGTCGGAGCGGGCCCGGGCGCCGCACGGCTCTCCTGCGGAGCCTGAGATTAAAGAGACTTCTGGGGCGACGGGCCGGACGCCAAACCTACCCATCAGCCCCTGA
- the senp6a gene encoding sentrin-specific protease 6 isoform X3, translating to MAHNRSFLFEALDRSEARRDGGYKHNNWSFSLSGDSEEERIHDSSAVSVEEMDRQQPTSPEETKSPSLRHFASSDPLRTYENRPNNHTRPLNKLAPKRLSEVPLTVATSSPIPNRTNYFIISPAPSQGIVLQGRHFQHAQMPSAIRKPVQRNDFSTTQPSVEVDSIVLTCPEISEEDSLGVKRRVQQKRKPLEDCRTFPSQVKAGEPLRPTVYHTVCMKCNKPSEDVSKCQNCGTAAALLPCQQAALSSPIPRPPIRSQPSPGPNSLQQNFYKPATTMRGPRGETLPIRISSTRGTLLPLSNGRSPLLAGTSSHCGARNPSKGKRMTVAQRHELNDPIVLSSDDEEEADNASTGSVNRLDSVSPRPADSAHSSPAPSGGRVEAAVKSAGEQEELNTEFFEDINMKITIPRRARMKDQFGNQPPEQLSPRAKKSKFTSNKCDSIILECRSVRVGTLRRMVMKPVVFSIEQIQLETEGPERNTMEKVCFQASELISCEWCNVRKLPVLFFQTTPAECVRLRTQLNMSEEKGADWYDCAGDQSDEKFIVLIFENGLAMKEQAILEDILGEIGRTNNLSNFPAKLPFDEANIRLVNYNKASKEKEDKENPIQSPHGAQGSPGTTVAQVTPVSPGSLPARTRMSTRQHTSSFFEDEDEDMTDLQPTFSGPILKLMVYPPPPAKGGISVTNEDLHCLHDGEFLNDVIIDFYLKYLVLEKLKKDDAQRIHVFSSFFYKRLNQRERRNAPDTTNLPIHKRKHNRVKTWTRHVDLFQKDFIFVPINESAHWYLAVICFPGLKGPLYEQNPLNHAACPAAEPPSEENPPDHCRPLSPDRDGLDGSSVSPRVPEASTKGQTEGPAAKESAASTEGGPEPSAPADAEPQYTSELHRISVSYGSAKGDDDTFNFSDDQSSCQDECSEDGTLPEDTVSSDASALASSLNFCKQPCILIMDSLRGPARSTVVKTLREYLEVEWEVRKGTQRCFGKDVMKGSSPRVPQQDNFSDCGVYILQYVESFFENPVSSFHLPVNLSEWFPQQRMKTKREEIKQLILKIQQQQETDKKESERARAPHGSPAEPEIKETSGATGRTPNLPISP from the exons CCCTGGATAGATCAGAGGCCAGACGAGATGGAGGGTACAAGCACAACAACTGGAGCTTTTCTCTTTCTGGTGACAGTGAAGAGGAAAGGATTCATGA TTCGAGCGCGGTGAGCGTGGAGGAGATGGACCGGCAGCAGCCGACCTCCCCGGAGGAGACCAAG TCTCCGTCTCTTCGACACTTCGCTTCCTCGGATCCTTTGAGAACGTATGAAAACCGGCCAAATAATCACACGAGGCCTCTGAACAAGCTGGCGCCCAAAAGGCTCAG CGAGGTCCCTCTCACCGTAGCAACGTCCTCCCCCATCCCCAACAGAACCAACTATTTCATCATCAGCCCGGCGCCTTCACAAGGAATCGTTTTACAAGGGCGACACTTTCAGCACGCACAAATGCCCTCTGCCATAAGGAAACCAGTCCAAAG AAACGACTTCTCCACCACGCAGCCGTCTGTAGAAGTGGACAGCATCGTCCTCACCTGTCCAGAGATCTCAG AGGAAGACTCGCTGGGCGTAAAGCGTCGCGTCCAGCAGAAGAGGAAACCGTTGGAGGACTGCCGCACTTTCCCTTCGCAGGTCAAAGCAGGCGAG CCTCTCCGGCCAACTGTCTACCACACGGTGTGCATGAAGTGCAACAAGCCGAGCGAGGACGTCAGCAAGTGTCAGAACTGTGGGACCGCTGCGGCGCTGCTTCCCTGTCAGCAGGCCGCGCTGTCATCCCCGATCCCCCGGCCCCCCATCCGATCCCAGCCCTCCCCGGGACCAAACAGCCTTCAACAGAACTTCTACAAACCGGCTACGACCATGAGGGGCCCCCGCGGGGAGACTCTGCCCATACGAATCTCGAGCACCAGGGGGACCCTGCTGCCTCTGAGCAACGGCAGGTCCCCGCTGTTAGCCGGGACGTCCAGCCACTGCGGAGCCAGGAACCCCTCCAAAGGGAAGAGGATGACTGTGGCGCAGCGGCACGAGCTCAACGACCCCA TCGTCCTGTCCAGTGATGACGAGGAGGAGGCCGACAACGCCAGCACAGGAAGCGTCAACAGACTGGACAGCGTCTCCCCTCGACCCGCGGACTCCGCTCACTCCTCACCGGCGCCCTCTGGAGGCCGAGTGGAGGCCGCGGTGAAGAGCGccggggagcaggaggagctgaACACGGAGTTCTTCGAAGACATCAACATGAAGATCACGATACCGCGGAGAGCCCGGATGAAAGATCAG tttggAAATCAACCCCCCGAGCAGCTTTCACCGAGAGCAAAGAAGTCCAAATTCACGTCCAACAAATGTGACAGCATCATCCTGGAGTGTCGGAGCGTCAGGGTGGGGACTCTGCGCAGGATGGTGATGAAGCCCGTCGTG ttttccaTCGAGCAGATCCAGCTGGAAACTGAAG GCCCGGAGCGCAACACCATGGAGAAGGTTTGTTTTCAGGCGTCGGAGCTGATCAGCTGCGAGTGGTGCAACGTCCGGAAACTTCCCGTCTTGTTCTTCCAGACGACTCCGGCGGAGTGCGTCCGCCTGCGCACGCAGCTCAACATGTCGGAGGAGAAGGGAGCCGATTGGTACGACTGTGCCGGCGACC agtcagatgagaagTTTATCGTATTGATCTTCGAGAACGGTCTGGCGATGAAGGAGCAGGCGATCCTGGAGGACATCCTGGGCGAGATCGGTCGGACCAACAACCTCAGCAACTTCCCCGCCAAGCTGCCCTTCGACGAGGCCAACATCCGACTGGTGAACTACAACAAGGCGTcgaaagagaaggaggacaaG GAGAACCCGATTCAAAGCCCTCACGGAGCGCAAGGCTCCCCGGGGACGACGGTGGCGCAGGTCACCCCGGTGAGCCCGGGCAGCCTGCCCGCACGCACTCGCATGTCCACCCGGCAACACACCAGCTCCTTCTTTGAAGATGAAGACGAGGACATGACCGACCTCCAGCCCACCTTCTCCGGACCGATCCTGAA ATTGATGGTGtaccctcctcctccagccaAAGGTGGCATCTCCGTCACTAATGAAGACCTCCACTGCCTTCATGACGGAGAATTCCTAAACGATGTTATCATagacttttatttaaa ATATTTAGTTTTAGAGAAATTGAAAAAAGACGACGCTCAAAGAATCCACGTGTTCAGCTCCTTCTTCTACAAGAGGCTGAACCAGAGGGAGCGGAGGAACGCTCCGGACACCACCAACCTGCC AATCCACAAAAGGAAGCACAACAGGGTCAAGACGTGGACTCGACACGTGGATCTCTTCCAGAAGGACTTTATATTCGTCCCCATCAACGAGTC AGCTCACTGGTACCTGGCAGTCATCTGCTTCCCGGGTCTCAAGGGTCCGCTGTACGAGCAGAACCCGCTGAACCACGCCGCGTGTCCAGCCGCCGAGCCCCCGTCAGAGGAGAACCCCCCGGACCATTGTCGTCCTCTGTCCCCAGACAGAGACGGGCTGGACGGCTCCTCGGTGTCCCCCCGCGTCCCCGAGGCGTCCACAAAAGGGCAGACCGAAGGCCCGGCCGCCAAGGAGAGCGCTGCCTCCACGGAGGGGGGACCGGAGCCCTCCGCCCCCGCTGACGCCGAGCCCCAATACACAA gtGAGTTGCACAGAATCAGCGTTAGCTACGGTTCAGCAAAAGGAGACGACGACACCTTCAACTTCTCTGATGACCAAAGCTCCTGTCAGGATGAGTGCAGTGAGGACGGGACTCTGCCTGAAGACACGGTCAGCTCTGATGCTTCCGCTTTGGCCTCCAGTCTAAACTTCTGCAAACA GCCTTGCATCCTCATCATGGACTCCCTGCGAGGTCCCGCCCGCTCCACCGTGGTGAAGACCCTCAGAGA GTACCTGGAGGTGGAGTGGGAGGTGCGTAAAGGGACTCAGCGGTGTTTCGGGAAGGATGTGATGAAGGGCTCCAGCCCACGTGTGCCTCAGCAGGATAACTTCAGCGACTGTGGAGTTTACATCCTGCAGTATGTGGAGAGCTTCTTCGAG AACCCGGTTTCCAGTTTCCATCTGCCGGTGAACCTGTCCGAGTGGTTTCCTCAGCAGAGGATGAAGACGAAGCGCGAAGAAATCAAGCAGCTGATCCTGAAGATCCAGCAGCAGCAAGAAACGGACAAGAAGGAGTCGGAGCGGGCCCGGGCGCCGCACGGCTCTCCTGCGGAGCCTGAGATTAAAGAGACTTCTGGGGCGACGGGCCGGACGCCAAACCTACCCATCAGCCCCTGA